The following coding sequences lie in one Prionailurus viverrinus isolate Anna chromosome X, UM_Priviv_1.0, whole genome shotgun sequence genomic window:
- the TNMD gene encoding tenomodulin produces the protein MAKNPPENCEDCHILNAEAFKSKKICKSLKICGLVFGILALTLIVLFWGGKHFWPETPKKTYDMEHTFYSNGEKKKIYMEIDPVTRTEIFRSGNGTDETLEVHDFKNGYTGIYFVGLQKCFIKTQIKVIPEFSEPEEEIDENEEITTTFFEQSVIWVPAEKPIENRDFLKNSKILEICNNVTMYWINPTLIAVSELQDFEEDGEDLHFPTNEKKGIEQNEQWVVPQVKVEKTRHARQASEGELPINDYTENGIEFDPMLDERGYCCIYCRRGNRYCRRVCEPLLGYYPYPYCYQGGRVICRVIMPCNWWVARMLGRV, from the exons ATGGCAAAGAATCCTCCAGAGAACTGTGAGGACTGTCACATTCTAAAT GCAGAAGCTTTTAAATCCAAGAAGATATGTAAATCACTTAAGATTTGTGGATTGGTGTTTGGTATACTGGCCCTAACTCTAATTGTCTTGTTTTGGGGGGGCAAACATTTCTGGCCGGAGACACccaaaaaa ACATATGACATGGAGCACACTTTCTACAGCaatggagagaagaagaagaTTTACATGGAAATTGATCCAGTGACCAGAACTGAAATATTCAGAAGTGGAAATGGTACTGATGAAACATTGGAAGTAcatgactttaaaaat GGTTACACTGGCATCTACTTTGTAGGTCTTCAAAAATGCTTCATCAAAACTCAGATTAAAGTGATTCCTGAATTTTCTGAACCAGAGGAGGAAATAGATGAA AATGAAGAAATTACCACCACTTTTTTTGAACAGTCTGTGATTTGGGTCCCAGCAGAAAAGCCTATTGAAAACCGAGACTTTCTGAAAAATTCCAAAATTCTGGAAATTTGTAATAATGTGACCATGTATTGGATAAATCCCACTCTAATAGCAG TTTCAGAGTTACAAGACTTTGAGGAGGATGGTGAAGATCTTCACTTTCCTACCAATGAAAAAAAAGGGATTGAACAAAATGAGCAGTGGGTGGTCCCTCAAGTGAAGGTGGAAAAGACCCGCCATGCCAGACAAGCAAGTGAGGGAGAACTTCCAATAAATGACTAT ACTGAAAATGGAATAGAATTTGACCCCATGCTGGATGAGAGAGGTTATTGTTGTATTTACTGCCGCCGAGGCAACCGCTACTGCCGCCGTGTCTGTGAACCCTTGCTAGGTTACTACCCATATCCATACTGTTACCAAGGAGGGCGGGTTATCTGTCGTGTAATTATGCCTTGCAACTGGTGGGTGGCCCGCATGCTGGGGAGGGTCTAA